One window from the genome of Halomicrobium zhouii encodes:
- a CDS encoding ribonuclease H family protein encodes MAAYGRPSLRDLFDESPTPHIAHPPRTHHRDFYIATDGSYTDASGGLGAVIETRDGERVARLSLPDNAPDNNVAEYRALHLGLDVLASRAPASASVGLLIDHDDLAANVNAATLAADDPASVSHHEVSVPVATGLHWRGIRARINGFEEIRAARIPSDVNPAHALANAPDQYAHVNDEPARCVLPESPGVDERVPPPSRANRGGASD; translated from the coding sequence ATGGCCGCTTACGGCCGGCCGTCACTGAGAGACCTGTTCGACGAGTCACCGACGCCCCACATCGCGCATCCGCCGCGCACACACCACCGCGACTTCTACATCGCGACCGACGGATCCTACACGGACGCGAGCGGTGGGCTCGGTGCCGTCATCGAAACGCGAGACGGCGAGCGCGTCGCTCGGCTCTCCCTCCCGGACAACGCGCCGGACAACAACGTCGCGGAGTATCGGGCGTTACACCTGGGCCTCGACGTACTCGCGTCCCGTGCGCCAGCCAGCGCCAGCGTCGGACTCCTCATCGACCACGACGACCTGGCTGCGAACGTCAACGCCGCGACGCTCGCGGCCGACGACCCCGCGTCGGTATCCCACCACGAGGTCTCGGTCCCCGTCGCGACGGGACTCCACTGGCGCGGCATCCGCGCCCGGATCAACGGCTTCGAGGAGATCCGGGCCGCGCGCATCCCCAGCGACGTCAATCCGGCCCACGCACTGGCCAACGCGCCCGACCAGTACGCCCACGTCAACGACGAACCCGCTCGCTGCGTCCTGCCCGAGTCTCCGGGCGTCGACGAGCGCGTCCCGCCGCCGTCACGGGCCAACCGGGGCGGAGCGAGCGACTGA
- a CDS encoding HalX domain-containing protein yields MTTTNRSGRVLVVDDERAVADLYANWLEPDHDVQVAYDGNQALELATDDVDVVFLDRQMPGQSGDEVLEVLDERGFDCRIVMVTAVDPGFDIVEMPFDDYLIKPVTREALTESVADMLTRDTYDEQMQEYFALVSKKATLDAQKSRAELAESEAYAEITTRVDEFRNRVDETAAQVTSFEGLFYELPGGN; encoded by the coding sequence ATGACAACAACGAACCGGTCCGGACGGGTGCTCGTCGTCGACGACGAGCGCGCCGTCGCCGACCTCTATGCGAACTGGCTCGAGCCAGACCACGACGTACAGGTCGCCTACGACGGGAACCAGGCCCTCGAACTCGCCACCGACGACGTGGACGTCGTCTTCCTCGATAGACAGATGCCAGGCCAGTCGGGCGACGAGGTGCTCGAGGTGCTGGACGAACGCGGCTTCGACTGTCGAATCGTCATGGTGACTGCCGTCGACCCCGGGTTCGACATCGTCGAGATGCCGTTCGACGACTACCTGATCAAGCCCGTCACCCGCGAGGCGCTGACCGAATCGGTCGCGGACATGCTCACGCGCGATACGTACGACGAACAGATGCAGGAGTACTTCGCTCTCGTCTCGAAGAAGGCGACCCTCGACGCCCAGAAGAGCCGAGCGGAACTGGCGGAGAGCGAGGCCTACGCCGAGATAACGACTCGCGTCGACGAGTTCCGTAACCGGGTCGACGAGACTGCTGCCCAGGTGACGTCCTTCGAGGGGCTCTTCTACGAACTCCCCGGCGGAAACTGA
- a CDS encoding beta-glucosidase family protein: protein MQTNGDDHLYQRPDAAVDRRVEDLLDRMTVQEKAGQLVGTWGGKMGEFNSLDDVKDAVTEHTLGAVATFGWGGSIGTEPGEIVDTVNEIQQLAREETRLGIPVLFNVDAVHGHAYVAGSAIFPNGLGTGATWDPDLAERAADICATEVRATGAHQNYSPTCDVGREPRWGRVFETFGESPRLVGEMAAAKVRGYQGEGIEGEENVVATAKHFPAYSGPERGEDAAPAEISEYRLWNTFLRPFESVVDEGVTSVMPSYNSTNGEPMHGSHRFLTDLLRGELGFDGHTVSDWGGVRHLHEDHRVTEDWRESVYRSREAGLTVASVGTTGHVDHLVDLVAAGDLDESTLDGKVRRVLALKFRMGLFEDPFVDRDEALQTVGHEDHREVAREAARSSMTLLKNDDLLPLDGTEDVFVAGPNADDKVSQVGGWSVDTEEHVAGDSLLDAIEHHADGAVSYEQGATVNEARDVEAAAAKAAEADVAVVALGEGWYIHEFGPQDQAGVETGEWPHRSNLRLADAQRELVQAIHETGTPTVGVLITGRPLIVDWMAEHVPAILMAYYPGSEGGHAIAETLFGDNEPSGRLPVTMPSDEGDLPQHHDYQRQPRPIGDDEHPDTYDPLYPFGHGLSYTEFEYGDLDVLSREIGPGEAVELEVTLSNVGDRLGTEIVQVYGSQRSPQLVRPSSELLAFERVSLDAGETRTVELSIPAAEMGYYRPGRGHVLERDTYELTVADETVSVAVDGTYL from the coding sequence ATGCAGACCAACGGTGACGACCACCTCTATCAGCGGCCCGACGCCGCCGTCGACCGCCGCGTCGAGGACCTCCTCGACCGGATGACTGTCCAGGAGAAGGCCGGACAGCTGGTCGGTACGTGGGGCGGCAAGATGGGCGAGTTCAACAGTCTCGACGACGTGAAAGACGCGGTTACCGAGCACACGCTCGGGGCGGTAGCGACGTTCGGATGGGGCGGGTCCATCGGGACGGAGCCCGGCGAAATCGTCGACACCGTCAACGAGATACAACAGCTGGCACGCGAGGAGACCCGCCTGGGGATCCCCGTGCTGTTCAACGTCGACGCCGTCCACGGGCACGCGTACGTGGCCGGGTCGGCCATCTTCCCGAACGGGCTGGGGACCGGGGCGACCTGGGATCCAGACCTGGCCGAGAGAGCGGCCGATATCTGTGCGACCGAGGTCCGTGCGACGGGGGCCCACCAGAACTACTCGCCCACCTGCGACGTGGGCCGGGAACCCCGGTGGGGTCGCGTCTTCGAGACCTTCGGCGAGAGCCCGCGGCTGGTCGGCGAGATGGCCGCCGCGAAAGTCCGGGGGTACCAGGGCGAGGGGATCGAGGGCGAGGAGAACGTCGTCGCGACGGCGAAGCACTTCCCGGCCTACAGCGGGCCGGAGCGTGGTGAGGACGCCGCGCCGGCCGAGATATCAGAATACCGGCTCTGGAACACGTTCCTCCGGCCGTTCGAGTCGGTCGTCGACGAGGGCGTGACCTCCGTGATGCCGTCGTACAACTCGACCAACGGCGAGCCGATGCACGGCTCCCACCGGTTCCTCACGGACCTCCTGCGGGGCGAACTCGGCTTCGACGGCCACACCGTCTCTGACTGGGGCGGCGTCCGGCACCTCCACGAGGACCACCGCGTCACCGAGGACTGGCGCGAATCGGTCTACCGCTCGCGGGAGGCCGGCCTGACCGTCGCCTCTGTCGGGACGACCGGGCACGTCGACCACCTCGTCGACCTGGTCGCAGCCGGCGACCTCGACGAATCCACCCTCGACGGGAAGGTCCGCCGCGTCCTCGCGCTGAAGTTCCGCATGGGCCTGTTCGAGGACCCCTTCGTCGACAGGGACGAGGCACTCCAGACCGTCGGGCACGAGGACCACCGCGAGGTGGCCCGCGAGGCGGCACGGAGTTCGATGACGCTCCTGAAGAACGACGACCTGCTCCCCCTCGACGGCACCGAGGACGTCTTCGTCGCCGGACCCAACGCCGACGACAAAGTCAGCCAGGTCGGCGGCTGGAGCGTCGACACCGAGGAACACGTCGCCGGCGACAGCCTGCTCGACGCCATCGAACACCACGCGGACGGCGCCGTCAGCTACGAGCAGGGCGCGACGGTCAACGAGGCACGCGACGTCGAGGCCGCGGCGGCGAAGGCTGCCGAGGCAGACGTCGCCGTCGTCGCGCTCGGCGAAGGCTGGTACATCCACGAGTTCGGTCCCCAGGACCAGGCCGGCGTGGAGACGGGCGAGTGGCCCCACCGGTCGAACCTCCGCCTGGCCGACGCCCAGCGCGAACTGGTCCAGGCGATCCACGAGACCGGCACGCCCACCGTCGGCGTCCTGATCACCGGTCGGCCGCTGATCGTCGACTGGATGGCCGAGCACGTCCCGGCGATTCTCATGGCGTACTACCCGGGTTCCGAGGGCGGCCACGCCATCGCCGAGACCCTCTTCGGGGACAACGAACCGTCCGGTCGCCTGCCGGTCACGATGCCGTCCGACGAGGGCGACCTCCCCCAGCACCACGACTACCAGCGCCAGCCGCGTCCCATCGGCGACGACGAGCATCCCGACACGTACGACCCGCTCTATCCCTTCGGTCACGGACTGAGCTACACCGAGTTCGAGTACGGCGACCTCGACGTGCTGTCCCGGGAGATCGGTCCCGGCGAGGCCGTCGAACTCGAAGTGACGCTCTCGAACGTCGGCGACCGGCTCGGCACCGAGATCGTCCAGGTCTACGGCTCCCAGCGCTCGCCACAGCTAGTGCGACCCAGCAGTGAGTTGCTCGCCTTCGAGCGCGTCTCGCTCGACGCCGGCGAGACGCGGACGGTCGAACTGTCAATCCCGGCCGCGGAGATGGGCTACTATCGACCGGGCCGGGGCCACGTCCTCGAACGCGACACCTACGAGCTAACCGTCGCCGACGAGACTGTCAGCGTTGCCGTGGACGGGACGTACCTCTAG
- a CDS encoding ABC transporter ATP-binding protein, translating to MATQNSNPRSERGVEDPIIQMRGASVTYDEGESYVLDDVSLDIGRGEIVGIIGESGSGKSMLASSMLDAIPDPGLLTGGIRYNPPDDEPIEILDLDKEGIRSLRWEHVSMVFQGAMSSFNPTMKVGDHFVETLKAHDANVEEGMALAHELLEDLYLEPERILESYAHELSGGMQQRALIALSLVLEPEMLVMDEPTAALDLLMQRSILRLLEDLQEKYDLTMVFITHDLPLVAALADRMAIMYAFKLVEVGPTRELIEHAAHPYTRKLLNSTPNLDAPLDEMEAIEGDQPAPINVPTGCAFHPRCPLADEQCRSTVPEFFDAGEDHEVACYHWEEAIDQISLNYADSLGDRAASGGDD from the coding sequence ATGGCGACGCAGAATAGCAACCCTCGCTCCGAGCGCGGAGTCGAGGATCCAATCATCCAGATGCGTGGCGCCTCGGTGACCTACGACGAAGGCGAATCCTACGTACTCGACGACGTCTCGCTGGACATCGGCCGCGGCGAAATCGTCGGTATCATCGGCGAGAGCGGTTCGGGCAAGTCGATGCTCGCTTCGTCGATGCTCGACGCCATCCCCGACCCCGGTCTCCTCACTGGCGGGATCCGGTACAACCCGCCGGACGACGAACCGATAGAGATCCTCGACCTCGACAAGGAAGGGATCCGGAGCCTGCGCTGGGAGCACGTCTCGATGGTCTTCCAGGGCGCGATGAGTTCGTTCAACCCGACGATGAAGGTCGGCGACCACTTCGTGGAGACGCTGAAGGCCCACGACGCGAACGTCGAGGAGGGGATGGCCCTGGCCCACGAACTGCTCGAGGACCTCTACCTCGAACCCGAACGTATCCTCGAGTCCTACGCCCACGAGCTCTCGGGCGGGATGCAACAGCGCGCCCTCATCGCGCTCAGTCTGGTGCTCGAACCCGAGATGCTCGTGATGGACGAGCCGACCGCCGCGCTCGACCTGCTGATGCAGCGGTCGATCCTCCGTCTGCTCGAGGACCTTCAGGAGAAGTACGACCTCACGATGGTGTTCATCACGCACGACCTGCCGCTGGTCGCCGCGCTGGCCGACCGGATGGCCATCATGTACGCCTTCAAGCTGGTCGAGGTCGGCCCCACTCGCGAGCTGATCGAACACGCCGCCCACCCGTACACGCGCAAACTGCTCAACTCGACGCCGAACCTCGACGCGCCGCTGGACGAGATGGAGGCCATCGAGGGTGACCAGCCAGCGCCGATCAACGTCCCGACGGGCTGTGCGTTCCACCCGCGGTGTCCGCTCGCCGACGAACAGTGTCGGTCGACGGTACCGGAGTTCTTCGACGCCGGCGAGGACCACGAGGTCGCCTGCTATCACTGGGAAGAGGCGATCGACCAGATTTCGCTGAACTACGCGGACTCGCTTGGTGACCGCGCGGCCAGCGGAGGTGACGACTGA